The following proteins are co-located in the Gloeocapsa sp. PCC 7428 genome:
- a CDS encoding TldD/PmbA family protein, with the protein MGSENLSQSSLAEQLLDLCAKAGAEVAEVYQSRSLSRPIFFEANRLKQLESTQAEGTALRLWRSGRPGLAVAYGSVEPQALVDRAIALSQLNEPETIEVENHSQSFYPDLGEAVSVEQLIAWGKQAIALIRDVYPEVLISAEWDSDVETTRLVNSLGLDCYYTDTTLGCYVSAEWVRGDDFLSVSDGQTERGSLQPEKIAQQIIQRLEWATENVASPTGRVPVLFTSKAADMLWGTLQAALNGKRVLEKASPWSDRIGKPVISPVLTLYQDPEAGPYSCPFDDEGTPTQRVVFIQNGILQHFYCDRTTGRQLNISSTGNGFRPGLGSYPTPGMFNLLIQPRAVSKCMEKN; encoded by the coding sequence ATGGGTTCTGAAAACTTATCACAATCGTCACTTGCAGAACAACTACTAGATCTCTGTGCAAAAGCAGGGGCTGAGGTAGCTGAAGTGTATCAATCGCGATCGCTTTCTCGACCAATTTTTTTTGAAGCGAATCGCCTCAAGCAGTTAGAAAGTACTCAAGCCGAAGGAACCGCATTGCGGCTGTGGCGCAGCGGACGTCCAGGACTCGCGGTAGCTTATGGGTCTGTGGAGCCTCAAGCGTTAGTAGATCGCGCCATTGCACTCAGTCAACTCAATGAACCCGAAACGATTGAAGTTGAGAATCATTCGCAATCCTTTTATCCTGACTTGGGCGAAGCTGTTAGTGTCGAACAACTCATCGCTTGGGGAAAACAAGCGATCGCCCTAATTCGTGATGTTTACCCTGAAGTTTTGATTAGTGCTGAGTGGGATAGTGATGTTGAAACGACGCGATTAGTTAACTCACTCGGTTTAGATTGTTACTACACTGATACGACGTTGGGGTGTTATGTATCCGCTGAGTGGGTACGTGGCGATGATTTTTTGAGTGTTTCTGACGGACAAACCGAACGCGGTAGCTTACAACCTGAAAAAATTGCGCAGCAAATTATCCAACGCCTTGAGTGGGCAACAGAAAATGTCGCATCCCCCACAGGGAGAGTTCCTGTTTTATTTACCTCAAAAGCTGCGGATATGTTGTGGGGAACTTTACAAGCGGCGTTAAATGGCAAGCGAGTTCTGGAAAAGGCTTCGCCGTGGAGCGATCGCATCGGTAAACCTGTGATTTCTCCTGTACTCACTTTATATCAAGACCCTGAGGCCGGACCTTATAGTTGTCCGTTTGACGATGAAGGTACGCCTACGCAACGAGTTGTATTTATCCAAAATGGCATTTTGCAACATTTTTACTGCGATCGCACAACCGGACGTCAACTGAATATCAGCAGTACAGGGAACGGCTTTCGCCCTGGATTAGGAAGTTACCCCACACCAGGAATGTTTAACTTACTCATTCAACCCAGGGCTGTTTCAAAGTGCATGGAGAAAAATTAG
- the pip gene encoding prolyl aminopeptidase — MMRELYPLVAPYNEGNLKVSDLHTIYYEESGNPQGKPVVLLHGGPGGGCPPFYRQYFHPDKWRVVMFDQRGCGRSTPHAELRENTTWDLVSDIEKLRKHLKIERWAVFGGSWGSTLSLAYSQTHPERCTELILRGIFLLRQKELHWFYQEGASNIFPDAWEEYVKPIPESERDNFLVAYYKRLTSSDAQTRLKAARAWSIWEASTSRLYPDPNLIQTFGESNFADAFARIECHYFINKGFFDSEDQLLLNVSRIRHISAVIIQGRYDVVCPMISAWELHQAWQEAEFIVVPDAGHSMSEPGIRSALITATDNFVEH, encoded by the coding sequence ATCATGCGAGAACTTTACCCACTCGTTGCACCTTACAACGAAGGAAACTTAAAGGTTTCTGACTTGCATACGATTTACTACGAAGAGTCAGGTAATCCCCAGGGTAAGCCTGTAGTTCTACTTCATGGAGGACCTGGGGGCGGGTGTCCGCCATTTTATCGCCAATATTTTCACCCTGACAAGTGGCGAGTTGTCATGTTCGATCAGCGTGGTTGCGGTAGAAGTACGCCGCATGCAGAACTCCGCGAAAATACAACGTGGGATTTAGTCAGTGATATTGAAAAATTACGCAAACACTTAAAAATTGAGCGCTGGGCGGTTTTTGGTGGTAGCTGGGGAAGTACTTTATCTTTAGCTTACAGCCAAACGCATCCTGAACGTTGTACAGAACTTATTCTCCGTGGGATTTTTTTGTTACGTCAAAAAGAGTTGCACTGGTTTTATCAAGAAGGTGCGAGTAACATTTTTCCTGATGCTTGGGAAGAATACGTTAAACCAATTCCTGAATCTGAACGCGATAATTTCCTTGTTGCTTACTACAAGCGCTTGACGAGTTCTGATGCGCAAACGCGGCTCAAAGCAGCCCGTGCTTGGTCAATATGGGAAGCAAGTACAAGTAGATTATATCCCGATCCGAATTTGATTCAAACTTTTGGGGAAAGTAATTTTGCAGACGCTTTTGCCCGAATTGAATGCCATTATTTTATTAATAAAGGTTTTTTTGATTCTGAAGATCAATTGCTGCTCAACGTCAGTCGAATTCGTCACATTTCCGCTGTGATTATCCAAGGACGCTATGATGTTGTGTGTCCGATGATTTCAGCATGGGAGTTACACCAGGCTTGGCAAGAAGCAGAATTTATTGTTGTTCCTGATGCAGGACATTCGATGAGCGAACCAGGAATTCGCAGTGCTTTAATTACAGCAACAGACAATTTTGTAGAACATTAG
- a CDS encoding GDSL-type esterase/lipase family protein, translated as MTRICFFGESFVNGTGDPECLGWTGRICAAACQQGYDITYYNLGVRRQTSTELKKRWLDEVSCRLSPEFDSRIVFSFGVNNTTIENGKTRVDFSTSVENLSYILGVAKQMFPVLMVGPPLTPDCEQNQRIARLSAKYAEACQKLDIAYLDTFTKLQSSTIWLQEAAANDGYHPRAGGYTEFANIVQNWSSWLSWF; from the coding sequence ATGACGCGTATTTGCTTTTTTGGTGAATCTTTTGTCAATGGTACGGGCGATCCTGAGTGTCTAGGTTGGACAGGAAGAATTTGTGCTGCGGCTTGTCAACAAGGATATGACATCACTTACTACAATTTAGGAGTTCGCAGGCAAACGAGTACAGAACTCAAAAAGCGCTGGCTAGACGAGGTAAGTTGTCGCCTGAGTCCAGAATTTGATAGCAGGATTGTGTTTTCGTTTGGTGTGAATAATACGACAATAGAAAATGGTAAAACTCGTGTAGATTTTTCCACGTCTGTTGAGAATTTATCTTATATTCTTGGTGTTGCAAAGCAGATGTTTCCTGTATTAATGGTAGGGCCACCGCTAACACCGGATTGCGAGCAAAATCAAAGAATTGCGCGTTTATCCGCAAAATATGCCGAGGCTTGTCAAAAACTAGACATTGCATATTTAGATACTTTTACGAAATTGCAATCTTCAACAATTTGGTTGCAAGAAGCCGCAGCGAATGACGGCTACCATCCTCGTGCAGGTGGTTATACAGAATTTGCAAACATCGTCCAAAACTGGTCTTCTTGGTTATCTTGGTTTTAG
- a CDS encoding DUF6544 family protein, with the protein MLTTVYLSIGALGAIAFVILAILQAKQKQQLNQMWRSLETPPEDKYFTQDAIATLPAPVQRYFLHAITPGTALATAVRLQMSGSLRTGQDQPWLPMRAKEIISVKGFVWQATIGRGLLQFKGADSCANGTGKVQFSLWELLPIVNASNPNITRSSIARLVAEFIWLPSALLPQYDVNWQALDENTIQASLKVDSEPVTLTLTIDADGKPEKLSFPRWSDLAKDKDWTYIPMGGEFSAERTFNGYTIPSQIILGYYFGTQYFESFQATLEQAEFLGIPKEIPLHQRTTSSIP; encoded by the coding sequence ATGTTAACCACAGTTTATTTGAGTATCGGTGCCTTAGGAGCGATCGCCTTCGTTATTCTCGCGATTTTGCAAGCCAAACAAAAACAACAGCTAAACCAAATGTGGCGATCGCTAGAAACTCCGCCAGAGGATAAATATTTTACCCAAGACGCGATCGCAACATTACCTGCACCTGTACAGCGCTACTTTTTACACGCCATAACTCCAGGAACTGCGCTGGCAACTGCGGTGCGTTTACAAATGAGTGGTAGCTTGAGAACAGGGCAAGATCAACCTTGGCTGCCGATGCGAGCTAAAGAAATTATTTCCGTAAAAGGCTTCGTTTGGCAAGCAACAATAGGACGCGGTTTATTGCAATTTAAAGGAGCCGATTCTTGTGCTAATGGTACAGGTAAAGTGCAATTTTCGCTGTGGGAACTTTTACCCATAGTTAATGCTAGTAACCCTAACATCACTCGCTCAAGCATCGCGCGATTAGTCGCAGAATTTATCTGGCTACCTTCAGCCTTACTTCCGCAATATGATGTAAATTGGCAAGCACTTGACGAAAATACAATTCAAGCGAGTTTAAAAGTAGATAGCGAACCTGTCACGCTAACTCTAACAATCGACGCAGACGGTAAACCCGAAAAGCTTTCTTTCCCGCGTTGGAGCGACCTTGCCAAAGACAAGGATTGGACTTACATTCCTATGGGTGGCGAATTTTCAGCCGAACGCACCTTCAACGGCTACACCATTCCCTCACAAATTATTCTAGGCTACTACTTCGGCACACAATATTTTGAATCCTTCCAAGCCACACTTGAACAAGCAGAATTTCTAGGCATTCCTAAAGAGATACCGTTACATCAACGAACGACATCATCAATTCCCTAA
- a CDS encoding Tab2/Atab2 family RNA-binding protein: MGSIWEIDFYSRPILDENQKKIWEVLVCESLTDIRTKPDSLFRFAKYCPSTQVNSVWLRTALEEAIAAAGVSPVKFRFFRRQMNNMITKACEDLGIPAQPSRRTLALNQWLQQRMEEVYPHEPGYQATTNPSVRMEVPLPQRLPDALIGQQWAFVTLEAAAFADMPEWEIGFGEAFPLEIAGVKPETKIPGVIVLSPRAMPLAGWMSGLELANIKFDSTETPQLLLETGVTESWILASFKDPQMIAEAKGFESAKQQANGVHFLAVQANPEVEAFAGFWLLQEPNLP; the protein is encoded by the coding sequence ATGGGCAGTATCTGGGAAATTGATTTCTACTCACGTCCAATTTTGGATGAGAACCAAAAAAAAATTTGGGAAGTTTTAGTATGCGAGAGTCTCACAGATATCCGTACCAAACCGGATTCGCTATTTCGCTTCGCTAAATATTGTCCGAGTACGCAGGTTAACTCGGTTTGGTTGCGCACCGCGTTAGAAGAAGCGATCGCAGCAGCGGGAGTGTCTCCGGTCAAGTTTCGCTTCTTTCGTCGTCAGATGAACAATATGATTACGAAAGCTTGCGAAGATTTAGGAATTCCCGCGCAACCGAGTCGGCGGACATTGGCGTTAAATCAGTGGCTGCAACAACGCATGGAGGAAGTATACCCGCATGAGCCAGGATATCAAGCCACAACAAATCCTTCGGTACGCATGGAAGTACCGCTACCGCAACGTTTACCTGATGCCTTAATCGGGCAACAGTGGGCGTTTGTGACGCTAGAAGCTGCCGCATTTGCCGATATGCCAGAGTGGGAAATTGGTTTTGGTGAAGCTTTTCCCCTAGAAATCGCAGGCGTCAAACCTGAAACAAAAATTCCTGGAGTGATCGTGTTATCTCCTCGTGCTATGCCTTTAGCAGGGTGGATGTCGGGTTTAGAGTTAGCCAATATTAAGTTTGACAGTACAGAAACACCACAACTCCTCTTAGAAACTGGTGTGACGGAAAGCTGGATCTTGGCTAGTTTCAAAGATCCCCAGATGATTGCAGAAGCCAAAGGTTTTGAAAGTGCTAAACAACAAGCTAACGGCGTTCACTTTTTGGCAGTCCAAGCAAACCCAGAAGTAGAAGCTTTTGCAGGATTTTGGCTATTACAAGAACCCAATCTGCCGTAA
- a CDS encoding SDR family NAD(P)-dependent oxidoreductase: MNRVKDKVVIVTGGAAGIGKATCLLLAKEGAKVAVTDILNEQGKTLVEDIINNSGEAAYWHLDVSQEAEVEKVFTEVRQKWGKIDVLVNNAGISGVNKPTHEITEQEWNSLMAINVNGVFFCTKHAIPAMIDAGGGSIINLSSIYGLVGAADSPPYHASKGAVRLMSKNDALLYAKNHIRVNSVHPGFIWTPMVESFIQQQGDPEAARQKLDSLHPIGHMGDPDDIAYGILYLASDESKFVTGAELVIDGGYTAQ, encoded by the coding sequence ATGAATCGAGTCAAAGACAAAGTTGTTATCGTCACAGGTGGCGCAGCTGGTATTGGAAAAGCAACGTGCCTTTTGCTAGCAAAAGAAGGCGCTAAAGTTGCAGTTACAGACATCTTAAACGAACAAGGTAAAACCCTTGTAGAAGACATCATAAACAACAGTGGCGAAGCCGCCTACTGGCACCTCGATGTTTCTCAAGAAGCAGAAGTCGAAAAAGTTTTTACAGAAGTGCGCCAGAAGTGGGGAAAAATAGATGTTTTAGTAAACAATGCTGGAATTTCAGGAGTCAATAAACCGACACACGAAATTACAGAACAAGAATGGAATTCTTTAATGGCGATTAACGTTAATGGCGTATTCTTTTGCACAAAACACGCAATCCCCGCGATGATTGATGCGGGTGGCGGTAGTATTATCAACTTATCTTCAATCTACGGGTTAGTTGGTGCGGCAGATAGTCCACCATATCATGCATCAAAAGGCGCAGTACGGCTAATGAGTAAAAACGATGCGTTGCTCTATGCCAAAAATCATATTCGCGTCAATTCGGTGCATCCTGGTTTTATCTGGACACCAATGGTAGAGTCATTTATTCAGCAACAAGGCGATCCTGAAGCTGCACGCCAAAAGTTAGACAGTCTGCATCCGATTGGCCATATGGGCGATCCAGATGATATTGCTTATGGTATTCTTTACCTAGCTTCAGACGAATCTAAATTTGTCACAGGCGCAGAATTAGTCATTGATGGCGGTTATACTGCACAATAG
- a CDS encoding chloride channel protein, whose translation MSVQPFRKWLLPRRRLAIAEACLIGLVAAFSAILLRVGVGWIGAWRVQAANLSPPWLILPGIGFGLGYVAGFLLERLAPEASGSGIPQVKASLADAPMKLSLREALIKLIASTIALGSGLTLGRQGPTVHIGAALAAQFSRWFPTSPEHRRQMIAAGAGAGLAAAFNAPITGVLFVIEELLQDLSGLTLGTAIIASFIGAVVSRILGGRTLQLNLVLTASQTSFSLTELPFFLLLGLLAGILGSLFNRGIIASSKFYNQLHIGLPLRMAVAGGTSGLVVAFLPAAFRDNTGLREFLITGNADWSLAAIAFVAQFTLTLVAFGSGAPGGLFAPSLILGSSLGYLVGVTEQSLFGFGSPSTYALTGMGAFFSVVSKVPITAIVIVFEMTTDFNLVLPLMIGSVTAYLVADKISPGSLYDKLLELKGIRLQKEGPIQGLLIELKAKDVMQPRVETLATQMSLDETIQAFSRSQHRGFPVVDEGKLVGIVTQSDLAKARELELPGDTLLSEIMTPQPVTVHPLHSLGEVLYRLDRFNLSRLPVVENKRLIGIITRADIIRAEADKLNGETREIGPQPQPSYVVYQTRSPSIGRGRLLVPLANPQTAVSLLHLATAIARERHYELECVQIILVPRRSSPAETEVSTAKSRRLLREAEILARKWNIPIHTQIRVAHDVSQAILETVQERHIDLLLMGWKGKTITPGRVFGNVVDTLIRQATCDVVLVRFGAGLGVKNRDSSKDLAIQDADAGTLLQAQASPEFNRWLVPMAGGPNANAAVKLLPGLINTSIAPYIRLCQVFPLSETQLDMKVLKNALQYLIRRRNSVGAVVATPVKASSVVEGVLHVIEKDKIDVVMLGASREGLLQQAIKGNIPAEIASRAKCTVMLVRGSLSQQ comes from the coding sequence ATGTCAGTTCAGCCCTTTCGTAAATGGCTTTTACCGCGTCGGCGCTTAGCGATCGCTGAAGCGTGTTTGATCGGATTAGTTGCCGCGTTTTCTGCTATCTTACTGCGAGTCGGAGTTGGTTGGATTGGTGCATGGCGCGTTCAAGCTGCCAATTTATCTCCACCTTGGCTGATATTGCCAGGAATTGGATTCGGATTAGGATACGTTGCGGGGTTTCTTTTAGAACGGTTAGCGCCCGAAGCATCAGGAAGTGGAATTCCGCAGGTGAAGGCAAGTCTTGCCGATGCACCGATGAAGTTATCTTTGCGGGAAGCTTTAATTAAGCTCATCGCCTCAACAATTGCCTTAGGTTCAGGGTTAACGTTAGGAAGACAAGGACCAACTGTTCATATCGGCGCAGCTTTGGCTGCACAATTTAGCCGCTGGTTTCCTACATCTCCCGAACATCGACGACAAATGATTGCAGCCGGTGCCGGTGCAGGGTTAGCCGCCGCATTTAATGCCCCAATTACAGGGGTATTATTTGTGATTGAGGAGTTACTGCAAGACTTATCAGGTTTAACGCTAGGTACAGCAATTATCGCCTCGTTTATCGGTGCGGTTGTCTCGCGCATTCTAGGGGGAAGAACTTTACAATTAAATCTCGTCTTAACAGCTTCCCAAACAAGTTTCTCCCTCACCGAACTACCGTTTTTTTTGTTGCTAGGACTCTTAGCAGGAATACTCGGCTCGTTATTTAACCGAGGCATCATTGCTAGCTCAAAATTTTACAACCAACTGCACATAGGCTTACCACTGCGAATGGCTGTAGCAGGTGGAACTTCTGGTTTAGTCGTCGCATTTCTACCCGCTGCGTTTCGCGATAATACAGGTTTACGCGAGTTTTTGATTACCGGAAATGCGGATTGGTCTTTAGCTGCGATCGCTTTTGTTGCTCAGTTTACGCTAACACTCGTTGCCTTTGGTTCGGGCGCACCTGGAGGATTGTTTGCACCGAGTCTCATCTTAGGTTCCTCGCTAGGCTATCTTGTTGGTGTCACAGAACAAAGTCTATTTGGGTTCGGTTCGCCGTCTACCTACGCGCTTACAGGGATGGGAGCGTTTTTTAGCGTCGTTTCTAAGGTTCCGATTACCGCGATCGTCATTGTGTTTGAAATGACCACCGATTTCAACTTGGTATTACCACTGATGATCGGTTCGGTAACAGCGTACCTAGTCGCGGATAAAATTTCCCCAGGCTCACTGTACGACAAACTTCTAGAATTAAAAGGCATTCGCTTGCAAAAAGAAGGTCCGATTCAGGGATTGTTAATCGAACTCAAAGCGAAAGACGTGATGCAACCACGCGTCGAAACTTTAGCCACGCAAATGAGTTTAGATGAAACTATCCAAGCATTTTCGCGATCGCAACATCGCGGCTTTCCTGTCGTTGATGAAGGTAAGTTAGTCGGAATCGTTACGCAATCAGATCTAGCGAAAGCACGCGAACTCGAACTTCCTGGGGATACGCTTTTAAGTGAAATTATGACACCGCAGCCGGTGACAGTGCATCCGTTGCATAGCTTAGGCGAGGTGCTGTATCGGTTAGATCGGTTTAATCTCAGTCGTTTACCTGTTGTTGAAAATAAAAGACTGATTGGGATTATCACGCGGGCTGATATTATTCGTGCAGAAGCGGATAAGCTCAATGGCGAAACCCGCGAAATTGGTCCGCAACCGCAGCCTTCGTATGTCGTGTATCAAACGCGATCGCCGAGTATTGGTAGAGGTCGATTACTCGTTCCTTTAGCAAATCCTCAAACAGCAGTTTCCTTATTGCATTTAGCAACCGCGATCGCCCGCGAACGTCACTACGAACTAGAGTGCGTGCAAATCATTCTCGTTCCTCGCCGCAGTTCTCCCGCCGAAACTGAAGTGAGTACTGCAAAAAGTCGGCGGTTGTTGCGCGAAGCCGAAATTTTGGCACGCAAATGGAATATTCCCATTCATACGCAAATCCGCGTTGCACACGATGTATCGCAAGCAATTCTAGAGACAGTACAAGAACGCCATATCGATTTATTATTAATGGGTTGGAAAGGAAAAACAATCACTCCTGGTCGAGTTTTTGGCAACGTTGTCGATACTTTAATCCGGCAAGCGACGTGTGATGTTGTTTTGGTAAGATTTGGTGCAGGGTTAGGTGTCAAAAACCGTGACTCTAGTAAAGATTTAGCAATTCAAGATGCAGATGCGGGAACTTTGTTGCAAGCTCAAGCTTCCCCAGAATTTAATCGCTGGCTAGTTCCCATGGCAGGTGGTCCTAATGCCAACGCTGCGGTCAAACTGCTTCCTGGTTTAATTAATACAAGTATTGCTCCGTATATTCGCTTATGTCAGGTTTTTCCACTGTCGGAAACTCAGCTAGACATGAAAGTTTTAAAAAATGCGCTGCAATATTTAATTCGGCGACGCAATTCTGTTGGTGCTGTTGTGGCAACTCCGGTGAAAGCTTCCTCGGTAGTTGAAGGCGTTCTTCATGTCATCGAGAAAGACAAGATCGATGTTGTCATGCTGGGCGCGAGTCGTGAGGGACTACTGCAACAAGCAATTAAAGGCAACATTCCCGCAGAAATCGCTAGCCGTGCCAAATGCACTGTCATGTTAGTACGCGGTTCGCTGAGTCAGCAATAG
- a CDS encoding SDR family oxidoreductase produces the protein MASIQDQIVLITGASSGIGAACARAFAQGKAKLVLVARRLERLEELAQELKQYGTQVYCLQLDVCDRTFVNSALRSLPEPWHNIDILINNAGLSRGLDKFYEADIQDWEEMIDTNIKGLLYITRLLAPKMVERGRGHIINIGSIAGHQTYPGGNVYCATKAAVKALSEGMKMDLLGTPVRVTSVDPGMVKTEFSQVRFHGDVERANKVYQGITPLSAEDIAEIVYFCTTRPPHVNISELIVLATDQASATLVHRYTE, from the coding sequence ATGGCTTCAATTCAAGACCAAATTGTACTCATTACAGGAGCAAGTAGTGGTATTGGGGCAGCTTGTGCTAGAGCATTTGCGCAAGGAAAAGCCAAATTAGTACTCGTAGCCCGTCGTTTAGAACGCTTAGAAGAACTAGCCCAAGAATTAAAGCAATACGGTACTCAAGTTTATTGCTTGCAATTAGATGTATGCGATCGCACCTTTGTCAACTCAGCACTGCGATCGCTTCCTGAACCTTGGCACAACATAGATATCTTGATTAACAACGCAGGTTTAAGCCGAGGCTTAGACAAATTCTACGAAGCCGATATTCAAGATTGGGAAGAAATGATTGATACGAATATCAAAGGCTTGCTCTACATAACGCGCTTGCTTGCTCCCAAAATGGTCGAGCGCGGACGCGGACATATTATTAACATTGGTTCCATTGCAGGACATCAAACTTATCCTGGTGGCAATGTCTACTGTGCAACTAAAGCAGCAGTCAAAGCCCTCTCAGAAGGTATGAAAATGGATCTACTTGGTACTCCAGTGCGCGTGACTTCGGTAGATCCTGGGATGGTAAAAACTGAATTTAGTCAAGTTCGCTTTCATGGCGATGTCGAGCGAGCCAATAAAGTTTATCAAGGAATTACACCTCTGAGTGCCGAAGATATTGCAGAAATCGTCTATTTCTGCACTACCCGTCCGCCGCACGTTAATATTAGTGAATTAATCGTTCTAGCAACAGATCAAGCGAGTGCGACACTGGTTCATCGGTATACTGAGTAG
- the ilvC gene encoding ketol-acid reductoisomerase: protein MRHLTEGVAPMARMYYDTDANLDLLAQKTIAIIGYGSQGHAHALNLKDSGMNVIVGLYPGSKSAAKAAAAGLKVHSVSDAAAAADFIMILLPDEVQKSVYKDEIEPNITEGKVLAFAHGFNIHFGQVVPPANVDVVMIAPKGPGHLVRRTYEQGQGVPALFAVYQDASGQARDRAMAYAKGIGGTRGGILETTFREETETDLFGEQAVLCGGLSALIKAGFETLVAAGYQPELAYFECLHEVKLIVDLVVEGGLAKMRDSISNTAEYGDYTRGPRIVTEQTKAEMRKILQEIQAGQFAREFVLENQAGKPGFTAMRRQEAEHPIEEVGKDLRAMFSWMKKD, encoded by the coding sequence ATTAGACACTTGACCGAAGGAGTTGCCCCTATGGCTCGGATGTATTATGACACTGATGCCAATTTAGATCTTTTAGCACAAAAAACAATTGCCATTATCGGCTATGGTTCTCAGGGTCATGCCCATGCCTTAAATTTGAAAGACAGTGGCATGAATGTCATCGTTGGGCTGTATCCAGGTAGCAAGTCAGCAGCAAAAGCCGCAGCCGCAGGGCTGAAAGTTCATTCGGTTAGTGATGCAGCCGCAGCCGCAGACTTCATTATGATTTTGCTACCCGATGAAGTGCAAAAAAGTGTCTACAAAGACGAAATTGAACCAAATATAACCGAAGGCAAAGTTCTTGCTTTCGCACACGGATTCAACATTCACTTTGGTCAAGTTGTACCACCCGCCAATGTAGATGTGGTGATGATCGCCCCCAAAGGACCAGGACACTTAGTGCGGCGCACATACGAACAAGGACAAGGCGTACCAGCGTTGTTTGCAGTGTATCAAGATGCGAGTGGTCAAGCACGCGATCGCGCAATGGCGTACGCAAAAGGTATCGGTGGAACTCGCGGCGGTATTCTCGAAACAACTTTCCGCGAAGAAACGGAAACCGATTTATTTGGCGAACAAGCGGTTCTTTGTGGTGGCTTGAGTGCATTAATTAAAGCCGGATTTGAAACACTGGTTGCAGCTGGATATCAACCTGAACTCGCATATTTTGAATGTCTGCATGAAGTCAAATTGATTGTAGACTTAGTTGTAGAAGGCGGTTTAGCTAAAATGCGCGATAGCATTTCTAACACTGCTGAATACGGTGACTATACTCGCGGACCCAGAATCGTTACCGAACAAACCAAAGCAGAAATGCGCAAGATTCTTCAGGAAATTCAAGCAGGGCAATTTGCCCGTGAATTTGTCCTAGAAAATCAAGCGGGTAAACCTGGATTCACCGCAATGCGCCGTCAAGAAGCCGAACACCCAATTGAGGAAGTCGGTAAAGATCTACGCGCTATGTTCAGTTGGATGAAGAAAGATTAG